A region of Dermochelys coriacea isolate rDerCor1 chromosome 1, rDerCor1.pri.v4, whole genome shotgun sequence DNA encodes the following proteins:
- the LIPT2 gene encoding putative lipoyltransferase 2, mitochondrial, with the protein MGARPAVRLLRLGRRAYAESLAAQERCVGRQRAAAGPGPGPGPGAAGWLLLSEPAGPVYTRGLRGAAEPVAEERRLRALGAEFRRAARGGLLTFHGPGQLLAYPVLDLRRLGLSLRAYVGALQAAALGLCRRLGLPAAAARPPPYTGVWLRGRKLCAVGVHCGRHITSHGLALNCCTDLTWFDHIVPCGLEGTGVTSLSEELQRHVTVDEITEPFLDAFEEVFQCTLTFHEESMG; encoded by the exons ATGGGGGCCCGGCCGGCGGTGCGGCTGCTGCGGCTGGGCCGCCGGGCCTACGCGGAGTCGCTGGCGGCGCAGGAGCGCTGCGTGGGGCGGCAGCGggcggcggcggggccggggccggggccggggccgggcgcggcgggctggctgctgctctccGAGCCGGCGGGGCCCGTGTACACGCGCGGGCTGCGGGGCGCCGCGGAGCCGGTGGCCGAGGAGCGGCGGCTGCGGGCGCTGGGCGCCGAGTTCCGGCGGGCGGCGCGGGGCGGGCTGCTCACCTTCCACGGCCCGGGCCAGCTGCTGGCCTACCCCGTGCTGGACCTGCGGCGCCTCGGCCTCTCGCTGCGCGCCTACGTCGGGGCGCTGCAGGCCGCGGCGCTGGGCCTCTGCCGCCGCCTGGGCctgcccgccgccgccgcccggccGCCGCCCTACACCGGCGTGTGGCTGCGGGGCCGCAAGCTCTGCGCCGTGG GTGTCCATTGTGGAAGGCATATAACCTCTCATGGTCTGGCGCTGAACTGCTGCACAGACCTCACGTGGTTTGATCACATTGTTCCTTGTGGACTTGAAGGGACGGGTGTCACCTCCCTGAGTGAAGAACTCCAGAGACATGTCACAGTTGATGAAATCACTGAGCCTTTTCTGGACGCTTTTGAAGAAGTGTTTCAGTGCACCCTAACTTTCCATGAGGAATCTATGGGATAA